The Oceanicaulis sp. nucleotide sequence CGCCCTCGTGACGGTCGGTCTGCTCGGCGAGCCGCTTTTGCAGCGTCTCCATCAGCTCGTCGAAATCCATGGCCTGAAGCTCGGCCATCTCTTCGGGCGAGAGGTGACGCTGAAGCTCGGCGCGCAGCCAGTCTTCGGGAATTTCTGCGCCCTTGAAGATGTCGCCCAGCGCCTCGATCCCTTCGAAGACATGGGCGAACACCTTGTCGAACTTGTCGAAATTGCGCTCGTCCTTGACCAGGGCGGCGCGGCTGACCGCATAGAAGCTGTCGAGATCGGGGCTGATCGCGCCCTTCTCCAGCGCTTCGAGCAAGGTGAGATACTCGCGCGTGGAGACCGGAATCTTCGCCGCGCGCAGATCGGTGAAAAAGCGATGGAAAAGCGGAGCGCTCATGGGGGGCGAGACTAGCGCGGGCCGGGGGCGGGGACAAACGGCCCGGCGCCCCGAAGCCCGGCTTGATCGCACCTTTCCCCGCGCCTAGTGTCGCGCCGCCCTTTCAAGCCCGGCGCGGCCGCGCTATGGGCTCGGCTGGATATTCAACGGTTGCGAGCGCGCGGCGATGGCGAAGGCCCCGTCCTTTCAGGACCTGATTCTCACTTTGCAGCGGTACTGGGCCGACCAGGGCTGCGCGATCCTGCAGCCCTACGACACCGAGGTGGGCGCAGGCACGCTGCATCCGGCGACGACGCTGAGATCGCTCGGGCCCAGGCCTTGGCGGGCGGCCTATGTGCAGCCCTCGCGGCGGCCGGGCGACGGGCGGTACGGGGAAAACCCCAACCGGCTTCAGCATTACTACCAGTTCCAGGTGCTTTTAAAGCCGAGCCCGGCGAACCTTCAGGATCTCTATCTGGGCTCGCTCGACGCGATCGGCGTGGACCGCAAGCTCCATGACGTGCGCTTCGTCGAGGACGACTGGGAGAACCCCACGGTCGGCGCCTGGGGGCTGGGCTGGGAGGTCTGGTGCGACGGCATGGAAGTCAGCCAGTTCACTTATTTCCAGCAGGTCGGCGGGCTCGATGTGGAGCTGGTCTCCGGCGAGCTGACCTACGGCCTGGAACGCCTGGCGATGTACGTGCAGGGCGTGGAGAATGTCTACGATCTCGACTTCAACGGCGCGGGCATCAGCTATGGCGACGTGTTCCTGGAGAACGAGCGCCAGCAATCGGCCTTCAATTTCGAACACGCCGACACCGCGATGCTGATCGAGTGGTTCAAGGGCGCGGAGGCCCAGTGCAAGGCTTTGCTCGCGCTTGAAAAACCGCTGCCTCTGCCGGCGTATGATTTCTGCCTGAAGGCCTCTCACCTGTTCAATCTTGTCGATGCGCGCGGCGCGATCTCGGTGGCCGAACGTGCGAGCTGGATCGCGCGGGTGCGCGATCTGGCCAAAGGCTGCGCGGACGCCTGGGTGAAGCTCGAAAAGGACGCGGCGTGATGGCCGACATCACCGTCTGGCACGGCCCGAACACGCGCTCGACCGGTACGGTCTGGCTGCTCGAAGAGCTGGGCGTGCCCTATGACCTTAAGAAGGTCGACGTGTTCGGCGGGGCGACGCGCGAGCCCGAATATCTGCGCATCAACCCGGCCGGCAAGGTCCCCGCGATCCGCCACAAGGGCAAGGTGCTCGGCGAGATGGCGGCGATCTCGCTCTATCTCTGCGACGAATACCCCGAGGCGGGCCTCGCGCCGGCGATCGGCGATCCGATGCGCGGGGAGTATCTGTACTGGTCGGTCTTCCGCCCCGGTGTGCTGGAGCCCGCCATGATGGCCAAGGTGCAGGGCTGGGACGCCGATCCGGGCCGGGTCGGCTGGGGCGACTGGGAGACCGCGCTGGCGCTCATCGAACGGCCGCTGAGAGACAGCCCTTATCTGCTCGGCGAGGCGTTCTCCGCCGCCGACATTCTGGTGGGCGGCGCTTTGGGCTGGCTTCGCCATTTCGGCGTTCTGCCCAAGGACGGCCCGTTCGACGCCTATATCGACCGGCTGCACGACCGGCCGGCCTATGACCGCATGCAGGCCGCGAACCGTTAGGACTTATCCAAGTGGCTCAATTCCTTCTCGAATTCTTCTCCGAGGAAATTCCCGCCCGCATGCAGGCGCGCGCCGAGGCCGATCTCGAGCGGCTGATGACGGCTGCGCTGAACGAGGCGGGCCTGGCCTGGGAGAGCCTTCAGACCTTCTCCGGCCCGCGCCGGCTGGGCCTTGTCATGGAGGGCGTGCCCGAAAAGACCGCAGACGTGCGCGAGGAGCGCAAGGGTCCCCGCACCGACGCGCCTGAAAAGGCGATCGAAGGCTTCCTGCGCGGGGCGGGGCTGTCGAGCGTCGATCAGTGCAAGGTCGAGGAGGGCAAGAAGGGCGCGTTCTACGTCGCGGTGATCGAAAAGCCCGGCCGCTCGAGCGCCGAGGTGCTGGCCGAGGCGATCGAGGCGACGGTGAAAGCCTTCCCCTGGCCCAAATCGATGAAGTTCGGCGAGGGCGCGCGCGCCCAGCGCTGGGTGCGTCCGCTGCAGCGGGTCGTCGCGCTTCTGGGCGGCGAGGTGATCCCCGCCGAAGTGTTCGGCGTGACGGCGTCCAACGTCACCGAGGGCCACCGCATCCACGGAAGCGGGCCGTTCGAGGTGTCCGGCTGGGACGATTACTGCGCGAAGTTGAAGGAAAACGGCGTCATCCTGATGCGGTCCGAGCGCAAGGCGAAAATCCTGCTCGACGCCCGGAAGGTGTGCGCGGACGAGGGCCTGACCCTGGTCGAGGACGAAGGCCTGCTCGAAGAGGTGACGGGGCTTGTCGAGCACCCCTGCGCGATATTGGGCGACATGGAGCCGGGCTTTCTCGATCTGCCGCCCGAGGTGATCCAGCTCACCATGAAGACGCACCAGAAATATTTCGCGGTGCAGGACAAGGATGGAAAGCTCGCCCCGAAATTCGTCGTCATCGCCAACCAGGACGCGCCCGACGGCGGGGCGGCGATCGCGGCGGGCAACGCCCGCGTGCTCTCCGCGCGCCTGTCCGACGCCCGGCATTTCTGGGATCTGGACCGGAAGAAAGGGCTCGAGGCGATGGCCGGCGAGCTCGGGAAAGTCACCTTCCACGAAAAGCTCGGCACGGTGGCGGACAAGGTCGAGCGCGTCGCCGCGCTGGCCCGCGAACTCGCCCCGTCCGTCGGCGCCGATCCCGAGCTCGCCTACACGGCCGCCAAGCTCGCCAAGGCCGATCTCGTCAGCCAGATGGTCTACGAATTCCCCGAGCTTCAGGGCGTGATGGGCCGGTATTACGCGCTGGAGGCTGGCGCCGCGCACCCCACCCCGGCCCTCCCCTCAAGGGGAGGGAGGGATGCGGAGAGCGCCGTAGCCAGTCCCTCAGACGCTTCCGGATTTGAGCCGGATCAGGGCTCGCCGAGCGAACCGAACAGCGCTCCCTCCCCCTTGGGGGAGGGCTGGGGTGGGGGGCTCGCCGGCCTCTCAGACAAGGACCGCCAGGCCGTCGCCGACGCCATCCGCGATCACTACAAGCCGCAAGGCCCGTCAGACGCCGTGCCGACCGCGCCGGTCAGCGCCGCGGTCGCGCTCGCCGACAAGCTCGACACGCTGGTGGGCTTCTGGGCCATCGACGAAAAGCCGACGGGCTCGAAAGACCCGTTCGCGCTGCGGCGCGCGGCGCTGGGGGTTATTCGGGTGTTGGAAGAGACATATGTAGAACTGCCACTGCGTCGACAATTCATGAACGGTACAACTGCGTTATTAACGCGCTGGATCGGCGATTATAATGATGGATATTTAAAGACCGGCGCCTCTTTTGACGTTTCCGAAGACCCGCCAAATCCTGACTGTACGGAAGTGCCCATACGGAGTTGGGTCAACTGGGACGGAATTCTGGATGGAGAACGGGGCGAATTTGTTGCCGACGCAAGGCTCGGCTTTCCTGATGTTTTTGACGAGAACGACTGGACCGAAGAGCACGCACAAGGGAAACGCGATCTGGCGGAATTGACCTCGCGCCTAGAAATTTTGGATCAAGCTGTAATGCATACAGTTTTTGATAATCTTGATGATCCTTCAGAAACAAGACTGCAAGCTGCTCGGAAAGTGCTCACATGTAACGCCCCGCGGGTGACTGAGTACACGCAATCTCTCCTCGCCTTCTTCGCCGACCGTCTGAAAGTCCACCTCAAGGACGAAGGCGTCCGCCACGACGTCATCGATGCGGTGTTCGCGCTGGGCGACGACGACCTCGTGCGCGTCACCAAGAAATCGCGCGCGCTGCAGCGCTTCATCGAGACCGAGGACGGCGCGGCGCTGCTGGCGGGGTATCGCCGGGCGGCGAATATTCTCAGCGCTGAAGAGAAGAAGGGCTTCGATCTGAGCGAGGCTCTTTCTGAAGTGCTGGGCGAGCACCCCACCCTGGCCCTCCCCTCGAGGGGAGGGAGGGATGCGGAGAGCGCCGAGAAGTCTCCTTTGAACGTCGCGGCGGATGAGGCGGGCCAGAACAAGCGGGGCGGGTCCCACAGCACTCCCTCCCCCTCGGGGGAGGGCCGGGGTGGGGCGCTCACCGAAGACCAGGCCGCCGCTCTGCTGATCGAGATCGCCAAAACCGCCGAGGCGGGCGAGGAGCGCGCGCTGATCGCGGAAATCCAGGCGGCCGAAGAGGTTGCGGGCGCGGCGCTGGGCAAGGAAGACTTCGAAGCCGCCATGGCGGCGCTGGCGCGGCTGCGCGCGCCGGTCGATGCGTTTTTCGACGCAGTTGTGGTCAACGCCGAAGACCGTATGGTGCGGCGCAACAGGTTGCTTCTGCTGTCGCGGATTCGGGCGGCGGCGGACGCCGTGGCTGACTTTTCCCGGCTCGAGGGCTGAGGACGACCGGCAACGCGCCGGGCCGCCTCAGCGTATCAAGAGGCGGCGAAGACCAGGAGTGAGGCCGATATGGCGAAATGGGTGTATGCGTTCGGCGGCGGTTCGGCGGACGGCGAACGCGGCGACAAGAACCTTCTCGGCGGCAAGGGCGCGAACCTCGCCGAGATGGCGCGGCTGGGCCTGCCCGTCCCGCCGGGCTTCACGCTGACCACCGAAGTCTGCACCGCGTTCTACGACAACGACCGGAACTACCCCGAGGACCTGAACGATCAGGTCGAAGAGGCGCTGGCCAAGCTCGAGGCGGAAGTCGGCAAGAAATTCGGCGATCCGAAAAACCCGCTCCTGGTCTCGGTGCGCTCGGGCGCGCGCGCATCCATGCCCGGCATGATGGACACCGTCCTCAATCTGGGGCTCAACGACGAAACCGTCGAAGGGCTGGCCGAGCTGTCCGGCGACCGCCGCTTCGCGCTCGACAGCTATCGCCGCTTCATCACCATGTATTCCGACGTGGTGCTGGGCGTGGGCCACTCGAAGTTCGAGGAGATCCTCGAGACCTTCAAGGAGGAGCGCGGCTACGACCTCGACACCGAGGTGGCCGCCGAGGACTGGGAAGACCTCATCGAGAAATACAAGGCCGCGGTGAAGAAGGCGCTGGGCGAGCCCTTCCCGACCGATCCGCGCGACCAGCTCTGGGGCGCGATCAGCGCGGTCTTCGGCAGCTGGATGAACACCCGCGCCATCGCCTATCGCAAGATGTACGACATCCCCGCGAGCTGGGGCACGGCCGTGAACGTGCAGGCCATGGTGTTCGGAAACATGGGCGACACCTCGGCCACCGGCGTTGCGTTCACCCGCGACCCCTCCACCGGCGAGCGCGGCTATTACGGCGAGTTCCTGATCAACGCCCAGGGCGAGGACGTCGTGGCCGGCATCCGCACGCCGCAATGCCTGACCGAGAAGATGCGCGAGAAGATGGAGGATCATCTGCCCTCCATGGAGACCGCGCTGCCTGACGTGTTCGCCCAGCTGGTGGACGTGTTCGAAAAGCTCGAACGCCATTATCGCGACATGCAGGACATCGAGTTCACGGTCGAGCAGGGCCGTCTGTGGATGCTGCAGACCCGCAACGGCAAGCGCACCGCGCGCGCCGCGCTGAAGATCGCCGTCGACATGGTCGAGGAAGGCCTGATCAGCGAGGAAGAGGCGGTGCTGCGTGTCGAGCCCGGCGCGCTCGACCAGCTGCTGCACCCGATGATCGACGAGGACTATGAGCGCGACGTCATCGCCAAGGGTCTGCCCGCCAGCCCCGGCGCCGCGGTCGGCAAGGCGGTCTTTGATTCAGACGAGGCCGAAGAAATGAAGGCTAAGGGCGAGAAGGTCATTCTCGTCCGCGTCGAGACCAGCCCTGAAGACATTCACGGCATGCACGCCGCCGAAGCCATCGTCACAGCCCGCGGCGGGATGACCAGCCACGCCGCGGTCGTGGCGCGCGGCATGGGCCGTCCCTGCGTGTCCGGCGCCGGCGAGATCAAGATCGACGCGGCGAACAAGCGCTTCACCGCGCGCGGCCGGACGATCTCCCAGGGCGACATGATCACCGTGGACGGCGCGACCGGCGAGGTGCTGTTCGGCGAAGCCCCGATGATCAAGCCCGAAGTCACCGGCGATTTCGCCTCGCTCATGGTCTGGGCGGACAAGGCGCGGCGCATGAAGGTGCGCACCAACGCCGAAACCCCCGCCGACGTGCAGACGGCCAAGGATTTCGGCGCGGAAGGCATCGGGCTGTGCCGCACCGAGCATATGTTCTTCGACACCGACCGCATCGCGGCGGTGCGCGAGATGATCCTCGCCGAGGATCAGGACGGCCGGGTGAAGGCGCTGTCGAAAATCCTGCCCATGCAGCGCGAGGACTTCGCGGCGATCTTCCGCATCATGGAAGACCGGCCCTGCACGATCCGCCTGCTCGATCCGCCCCTGCACGAGTTTCTGCCGCACACCGAGGAAGACGTGAAGGCGGTCGCCGAGGCCACGGGCCTTCCCGCTGATCAGCTGCTGCAGCGGGCGCGGGATCTGAATGAAACCAACCCGATGCTGGGCCATCGCGGCTGCCGGCTGGGGATCACCTTCCCCGAGATCTACGAGATGCAGGCCCGGGCCATCTTCGAAGCCCAGGCGCTGGTGGAAAAGGAGACCGGCGTTCAGCCGGTCGCCGAGGTGATGATCCCGCTCGTCGCCGTCGCCAAGGAACTCGAGATCCTGAAAGTTCGCATCGAGGCGATCGCGAAGAAGGTCGAGGAAGAAACCGGCACCGCGCCGGTCTATCTGGTCGGCACGATGATCGAGCTGCCGCGCGCGGCGCTGCAGGCCGGCGCCATCGCCGA carries:
- a CDS encoding glycine--tRNA ligase subunit alpha → MAKAPSFQDLILTLQRYWADQGCAILQPYDTEVGAGTLHPATTLRSLGPRPWRAAYVQPSRRPGDGRYGENPNRLQHYYQFQVLLKPSPANLQDLYLGSLDAIGVDRKLHDVRFVEDDWENPTVGAWGLGWEVWCDGMEVSQFTYFQQVGGLDVELVSGELTYGLERLAMYVQGVENVYDLDFNGAGISYGDVFLENERQQSAFNFEHADTAMLIEWFKGAEAQCKALLALEKPLPLPAYDFCLKASHLFNLVDARGAISVAERASWIARVRDLAKGCADAWVKLEKDAA
- a CDS encoding glutathione S-transferase family protein, whose translation is MADITVWHGPNTRSTGTVWLLEELGVPYDLKKVDVFGGATREPEYLRINPAGKVPAIRHKGKVLGEMAAISLYLCDEYPEAGLAPAIGDPMRGEYLYWSVFRPGVLEPAMMAKVQGWDADPGRVGWGDWETALALIERPLRDSPYLLGEAFSAADILVGGALGWLRHFGVLPKDGPFDAYIDRLHDRPAYDRMQAANR
- the glyS gene encoding glycine--tRNA ligase subunit beta, which codes for MAQFLLEFFSEEIPARMQARAEADLERLMTAALNEAGLAWESLQTFSGPRRLGLVMEGVPEKTADVREERKGPRTDAPEKAIEGFLRGAGLSSVDQCKVEEGKKGAFYVAVIEKPGRSSAEVLAEAIEATVKAFPWPKSMKFGEGARAQRWVRPLQRVVALLGGEVIPAEVFGVTASNVTEGHRIHGSGPFEVSGWDDYCAKLKENGVILMRSERKAKILLDARKVCADEGLTLVEDEGLLEEVTGLVEHPCAILGDMEPGFLDLPPEVIQLTMKTHQKYFAVQDKDGKLAPKFVVIANQDAPDGGAAIAAGNARVLSARLSDARHFWDLDRKKGLEAMAGELGKVTFHEKLGTVADKVERVAALARELAPSVGADPELAYTAAKLAKADLVSQMVYEFPELQGVMGRYYALEAGAAHPTPALPSRGGRDAESAVASPSDASGFEPDQGSPSEPNSAPSPLGEGWGGGLAGLSDKDRQAVADAIRDHYKPQGPSDAVPTAPVSAAVALADKLDTLVGFWAIDEKPTGSKDPFALRRAALGVIRVLEETYVELPLRRQFMNGTTALLTRWIGDYNDGYLKTGASFDVSEDPPNPDCTEVPIRSWVNWDGILDGERGEFVADARLGFPDVFDENDWTEEHAQGKRDLAELTSRLEILDQAVMHTVFDNLDDPSETRLQAARKVLTCNAPRVTEYTQSLLAFFADRLKVHLKDEGVRHDVIDAVFALGDDDLVRVTKKSRALQRFIETEDGAALLAGYRRAANILSAEEKKGFDLSEALSEVLGEHPTLALPSRGGRDAESAEKSPLNVAADEAGQNKRGGSHSTPSPSGEGRGGALTEDQAAALLIEIAKTAEAGEERALIAEIQAAEEVAGAALGKEDFEAAMAALARLRAPVDAFFDAVVVNAEDRMVRRNRLLLLSRIRAAADAVADFSRLEG
- the ppdK gene encoding pyruvate, phosphate dikinase, whose protein sequence is MAKWVYAFGGGSADGERGDKNLLGGKGANLAEMARLGLPVPPGFTLTTEVCTAFYDNDRNYPEDLNDQVEEALAKLEAEVGKKFGDPKNPLLVSVRSGARASMPGMMDTVLNLGLNDETVEGLAELSGDRRFALDSYRRFITMYSDVVLGVGHSKFEEILETFKEERGYDLDTEVAAEDWEDLIEKYKAAVKKALGEPFPTDPRDQLWGAISAVFGSWMNTRAIAYRKMYDIPASWGTAVNVQAMVFGNMGDTSATGVAFTRDPSTGERGYYGEFLINAQGEDVVAGIRTPQCLTEKMREKMEDHLPSMETALPDVFAQLVDVFEKLERHYRDMQDIEFTVEQGRLWMLQTRNGKRTARAALKIAVDMVEEGLISEEEAVLRVEPGALDQLLHPMIDEDYERDVIAKGLPASPGAAVGKAVFDSDEAEEMKAKGEKVILVRVETSPEDIHGMHAAEAIVTARGGMTSHAAVVARGMGRPCVSGAGEIKIDAANKRFTARGRTISQGDMITVDGATGEVLFGEAPMIKPEVTGDFASLMVWADKARRMKVRTNAETPADVQTAKDFGAEGIGLCRTEHMFFDTDRIAAVREMILAEDQDGRVKALSKILPMQREDFAAIFRIMEDRPCTIRLLDPPLHEFLPHTEEDVKAVAEATGLPADQLLQRARDLNETNPMLGHRGCRLGITFPEIYEMQARAIFEAQALVEKETGVQPVAEVMIPLVAVAKELEILKVRIEAIAKKVEEETGTAPVYLVGTMIELPRAALQAGAIAEHAEFFSFGTNDLTQTAFGLSRDDAGKFLGAYLEAGIFEKDPFVSLDQDGVGDLIKIGVERGRGAREGLKLGICGEHGGDPASIRFCESAGLDYVSCSPYRVPIARLAAAQAALGKSS